Proteins from a single region of Gorilla gorilla gorilla isolate KB3781 chromosome 16, NHGRI_mGorGor1-v2.1_pri, whole genome shotgun sequence:
- the FES gene encoding tyrosine-protein kinase Fes/Fps isoform X4: MGFSSELCSPQGHGVLQQMQEAELRLLEGMRKWMAQRVKSDREYAGLLHHMSLQDSGGQSRAISPDSPISQSWAEITSQTEGLSRLLRQHAEDLNSGPLSKLSLLIRERQQLRKTYSEQWQQLQQELTKTHSQDIEKLKSQYRALARDSAQAKRKYQEASKDKDRDKAKDKYVRSLWKLFAHHNRYVLGVRAAQLHHQHHHQLLLPGLLRSLQDLHEEMACILKEILQEYLEISSLVQDEVVAIHREMAAAAARIQPEAEYQGFLRQYGLTSVTDELAVATEMVFRRQEMVTQLQQELRNEEENTHPRERVQLLGKRQVLQEALQGLQVALCSQAKLQAQQELLQTKLEHLGPGEPPPVLLLQDDRHSTSSSEQEREGGRTPTLEILKSHISGIFRPKFSLPPPLQLVPEVQKPLHEQLWYHGAIPRAEVAELLVHSGDFLVRESQGKQEYVLSVLWDGLPRHFIIQSLDNLYRLEGEGFPSIPLLIDHLLSTQQPLTKKSGVILHRAVPKDKWVLNHEDLVLGEQIGRGNFGEVFSGRLRADNTLVAVKSCRETLPPDLKAKFLQEARILKQYSHPNIVRLIGVCTQKQPIYIVMELVQGGDFLTFLRTEGARLRVKTLLQMVGDAAAGMEYLESKCCIHRDLAARNCLVTEKNVLKISDFGMSREEADGVYAASGGLRQVPVKWTAPEALNYGRYSSESDVWSFGILLWETFSLGASPYPNLSNQQTREFVEKGGRLPCPELCPDAVFRLMEQCWAYEPGQRPSFSTIYQELQSIRKRHR, encoded by the exons ATGGGCTTCTCTTCCGAGCTGTGCAGCCCCCAGGGCCACGGGGTCCTGCAGCAAATGCAGGAGGCCGAGCTTCGTCTACTGGAGGGCATGAGAAAGTGGATGGCCCAGCGGGTCAAGAGTGACAGGGAGTATGCAGGACTGCTTCACCACATGTCCCTGCAGGACAGTGGGGGCCAGAGCCGGGCCATCAGCCCTGACAGCCCCATCAGTCAG TCCTGGGCTGAGATCACCAGCCAAACTGAGGGCCTGAGCCGGTTGCTGCGGCAGCATGCAGAGGATCTGAACTCAGGGCCCCTGAGCAAGCTGAGCCTGCTCATCCGAGAACGGCAGCAGCTTCGCAAGACCTACAGCGAGCAgtggcagcagctgcagcaggagCTCACCAAG aCCCACAGCCAGGACATTGAGAAGCTGAAGAGCCAGTACCGAGCTCTGGCACGGGACAGTGCCCAAGCCAAGCGCAAGTACCAGGAGGCCAGCAAAG ACAAGGACCGTGACAAGGCCAAGGACAAGTACGTGCGCAGCCTGTGGAAGCTCTTTGCTCACCACAACCGCTATGTGCTGGGCGTGCGGGCTGCGCAGCtacaccaccagcaccaccaccagcTCCTGCTGCCCGGCCTGCTGCGGTCACTGCAGGACCTGCACGAGGAGATGGCTTGCATCCT GAAGGAGATCCTGCAGGAATACCTGGAGATTAGCAGCCTGGTGCAGGATGAGGTGGTGGCCATTCACCGGGAGATggctgcagctgctgcccgcATCCAGCCTGAGGCTGAGTACCAAGGCTTCCTGCGACAGTATGG GCTGACCTCAGTGACAGATGAGCTGGCTGTGGCCACCGAGATGGTGTTCAGGCGGCAGGAGATGGTTACGCAGCTGCAACAGGAGCTCCGGAATGAAGAGGAGAACACCCACCCCCGGGAGCG GGTGCAGCTGCTGGGCAAGAGGCAAGTGCTGCAAGAAGCACTGCAGGGGCTGCAGGTAGCGCTGTGCAGCCAGGCCAAGCTGCAGGCCCAGCAGGAGTTGCTGCAGACCAAGCTGGAGCACCTGGGCCCCGGCGAGCCCCCGCCTGTGCTGCTCCTGCAGGATGACCGCCACTCCACGTCGTCCTCG GAGCAGGAGCGAGAGGGGGGAAGGACGCCCACGCTGGAGATCCTTAAGAGCCACATCTCAGGAATCTTCCGCCCCAAGTTCTCG CTCCCTCCACCGCTGCAGCTCGTTCCGGAGGTGCAGAAGCCCCTGCATGAGCAGCTGTGGTACCACGGGGCCATCCCGAGGGCGGAGGTGGCTGAGCTGCTGGTGCACTCTGGGGACTTCCTGGTGCGGGAGAGCCAGGGCAAGCAGGAGTACGTGCTGTCGGTGCTGTGGGATGGTCTGCCCCGGCACTTCATCATCCAGTCCCTGGAT AACCTGTACCGACTGGAAGGGGAAGGCTTTCCTAGCATTCCTTTGCTCATCGACCACCTACTGAGCACCCAGCAGCCCCTCACCAAGAAGAGTGGTGTCATCCTGCACAGGGCTGTGCCCAAG GACAAGTGGGTGCTGAACCATGAGGACCTGGTGTTGGGTGAGCAGATTGGACGG GGGAACTTTGGCGAAGTGTTCAGCGGACGCCTGCGAGCTGACAACACCCTGGTGGCGGTGAAGTCTTGTCGAGAGACGCTCCCACCTGACCTCAAGGCCAAGTTTCTACAGGAAGCGAG GATCCTGAAGCAGTACAGCCACCCCAACATCGTGCGTCTCATTGGTGTCTGCACCCAGAAGCAGCCCATCTACATCGTCATGGAGCTTGTGCAGG GGGGAGACTTCCTGACCTTCCTCCGCACGGAGGGGGCCCGCCTGCGGGTGAAGACTCTGCTGCAGATGGTGGGGGATGCAGCTGCTGGCATGGAGTACCTGGAGAGCAAGTGCTGCATCCACCG GGACCTGGCTGCTCGGAACTGCCTGGTGACCGAGAAGAATGTCCTGAAGATCAGTGACTTTGGGATGTCCCGAGAGGAAGCTGATGGGGTCTATGCAGCCTCAGGGGGCCTCAGACAAGTCCCCGTGAAGTGGACTGCACCTGAGGCCCTTAACTATG GCCGCTACTCCTCCGAAAGCGACGTGTGGAGCTTTGGCATCTTGCTCTGGGAGACCTTCAGCCTGGGGGCCTCCCCCTATCCCAACCTCAGCAATCAGCAGACACGGGAGTTTG